In a genomic window of Magnolia sinica isolate HGM2019 chromosome 16, MsV1, whole genome shotgun sequence:
- the LOC131229414 gene encoding transcription factor bHLH93, with protein sequence MELDEHGFLEELLALRRDTWEGFPIEMSDIFNHGGSFDSFQDNPNLVFPFSSCDSFGFSTSTHPTFDSSLNEVYCPYVDTISSTQIDPSPEFHDPIPFPTQEDCPSIIEDDDLGLLASENLRNSDDKQRICKVEMSQSAEIPVFDVGSCLGRKSRVKKVEGQPSKNLMAERRRRKRLNDRLSMLRSVVPKISKMDRTSILGDTIDYMKELLDRIKKLQEEIQGGSNQLNLLSIFKELTSNEILVRNTPKFDVERRNADTRIDICCATKPGLLLSTIATLEALGLEIQQCVISCFNDFGMQASCSEDLEQRPVVNSEEIKQALFRNAGYGGRCM encoded by the exons atGGAACTAGATGAACATGGATTCTTAGAAGAGCTCCTTGCTCTAAGAAGAGATACATGGGAAGGCTTCCCAATAGAAATGAGTGATATTTTCAATCATGGAGGTAGCTTTGATTCTTTCCAAGACAACCCAAATCTAGTTTTCCCATTTTCTTCTTGTGACAGTTTTGGATTCTCCACATCAACCCACCCCACATTCGATTCTTCCCTGAATGAAGTCTACTGTCCATATGTTGATACAATTTCATCGACCCAGATCGATCCATCGCCTGAATTCCATGACCCCATCCCATTTCCCACTCAAGAAGATTGCCCCTCCATCATCGAAGACGACGATCTAGGCCTTCTTGCCTCCGAAAATCTTCGTAATTCAGATGATAAACAGAGGATTTGCAAGGTGGAAATGTCCCAGTCTGCTGAAATTCCAGTATTCGACGTTGGTTCCTGTTTAGGCAGGAAGAGCCGTGTGAAGAAGGTTGAAGGCCAGCCGTCCAAGAATCTGATGGCCGAGAGGCGTCGACGGAAGCGATTGAACGATCGCCTTTCAATGCTCCGATCAGTGGTCCCCAAGATCAGTAAG ATGGATCGAACATCAATACTCGGCGATACGATTGATTACATGAAAGAGCTGCTGGATCGAATCAAGAAGCTGCAAGAAGAAATCCAAGGGGGTTCAAATCAGCTTAATCTACTGAGCATTTTCAAGGAGCTAACGTCGAATGAAATCCTGGTCAGGAACACTCCAAAG TTCGATGTGGAACGAAGGAATGCAGACACACGGATTGATATTTGCTGCGCGACGAAGCCCGGATTGCTGCTGTCAACCATAGCTACTTTAGAAGCTCTAGGCCTTGAGATTCAGCAATGTGTTATCAGCTGCTTCAATGATTTTGGAATGCAAGCTTCCTGCTCCGAG GATCTGGAGCAGAGACCAGTGGTGAACTCTGAAGAGATAAAGCAAGCACTATTCAGAAATGCAGGCTATGGAGGGAGATGCATGTAG